A single window of Gossypium hirsutum isolate 1008001.06 chromosome A10, Gossypium_hirsutum_v2.1, whole genome shotgun sequence DNA harbors:
- the LOC107895765 gene encoding uncharacterized protein, with protein sequence LGTSASWYFSFPISLPQSFVCLLISGLQRKVPRSADWVIQSVIEDKELASKKNSHSHEPKKLLFPNGSKTLKASSSEVGGGHGDDGDGHDDVEKLSSRAINASIVLGFDTFVVSKLLIIDHDYWHVLKEASKLYTASWVRDIGPDLRPNDSKKDDGIKGKSNGDKSKSTEIEPSTLEDIVIAARGGMETLRPALQRLYMTRASAYRDALKSFIEGYQEVIQQIMEKEEDSSKAQQEGNTDTT encoded by the exons CTTGGCACGAGCGCTTCTTGGTACTTTTCTTTTCCAATTTCTCTTCCGCAAAGTTTTGTTTGCTTATTAATTTCTGGGCTCCAAAGAAAGGTACCAAGAAGCGCAGATTGGGTCATTCAATCAGTCATAGAGGACAAAGAATTGGCTTCAAAGAAGAACAGTCATTCCCATGAACCTAAGAAGCTTTTGTTCCCAAATGGCTCCAAAACTTTGAAGGCTTCTTCTTCAGAGGTTGGAGGTGGTCACGGTGATGATGGTGATGGCCATGATGATGTCGAGAAGTTGAGTAGTAGAGCAATCAATGCCTCTATCGTTCTTGGATTTGACACGTTTGTTGTATCCAAGTTACTTATAATTGATCATGATTATTGGCAT GTCTTGAAGGAGGCCTCTAAGCTTTATACTGCAAGTTGGGTAAGGGATATTGGTCCTGATCTTAGACCAAACGATTCTAAGAAGGATGATGGGATTAAAGGTAAATCCAATGGAGATAAGAGTAAGAGTACAGAGATAGAACCTTCGACCTTGGAGGATATTG TGATTGCTGCAAGAGGAGGGATGGAGACTTTGAGGCCTGCTTTACAGAGGTTATACATGACAAGGGCTTCTGCATATAGAGATGCTCTTAAGAGTTTCATAGAAGGATATCAAGAGGTTATCCAGCAGATCATGGAGAAAGAGGAAGATTCTTCTAAAGCACAGCAAGAAGGCAATACTGATACAACTTGA